A section of the Phycisphaerales bacterium genome encodes:
- a CDS encoding DUF418 domain-containing protein encodes MSDHKQASWKSGDIKPVSEKQRIEQLDVLRGIAVLGIFVMNVQAFAMPAILYIDPMAMGEINSGEYVAWYLTQVFANTKFMAIFTVLFGAGLAMMAAKAKAAHRSASGIQYRRLAWLLVIGLLHAYVLFYGDVLVSYALLGMLVWLLVGLPIPAMLAIACACMGIWFLQTFSFTHFMESEMAEKGVDLWQMSPEAIEWEMSLRSGSFADQLNWRIPTAIKVQIWWTLVMTGLKTIAMMLIGAVLLRWSLLRGRHRATEWAMLAGGLALGLPLVIVGIELYESTTNTPLGVGLIECMKEAGNLALAAAWIGGVLLLCRSESLRWLRTILAPVGRMALTAYIFESVIAGWIFYGHGLGWVGQVSRVEQFYIVVVVWIGLLVGCSLWLSWFRFGPLEWIWRMLTYWRFEVIRRRD; translated from the coding sequence ATGTCTGATCACAAGCAAGCCTCCTGGAAGTCCGGGGACATCAAACCTGTCTCAGAAAAACAGCGTATTGAACAGTTAGATGTGTTACGAGGCATCGCTGTTCTTGGCATTTTTGTGATGAATGTGCAGGCATTTGCAATGCCAGCGATTTTGTATATCGACCCGATGGCGATGGGGGAGATCAACAGCGGTGAGTACGTTGCTTGGTATCTGACTCAGGTGTTCGCAAATACCAAATTCATGGCCATCTTTACGGTGCTCTTTGGCGCTGGATTAGCAATGATGGCGGCGAAGGCAAAGGCTGCTCACAGATCGGCCAGCGGCATTCAATATCGGCGTCTTGCATGGCTCCTCGTGATTGGTCTGTTACACGCTTACGTTCTCTTTTATGGCGATGTCTTAGTCTCCTATGCACTGCTGGGTATGCTGGTTTGGCTGCTGGTTGGTTTGCCAATACCTGCGATGTTGGCAATTGCTTGCGCCTGTATGGGAATCTGGTTCTTACAGACGTTTTCTTTCACACACTTCATGGAAAGTGAGATGGCGGAAAAAGGCGTTGACCTGTGGCAAATGAGCCCCGAAGCCATCGAGTGGGAAATGAGCCTACGGTCCGGCAGTTTTGCAGATCAGCTCAATTGGCGGATTCCGACTGCGATAAAGGTGCAAATCTGGTGGACGCTGGTCATGACTGGTCTCAAGACAATTGCAATGATGCTGATTGGGGCTGTTTTGCTGCGATGGTCTTTGCTCAGGGGTCGACATCGGGCCACCGAGTGGGCAATGTTGGCCGGTGGACTTGCTTTGGGTTTACCACTGGTGATTGTGGGTATTGAGCTCTATGAGAGCACCACCAACACACCTCTCGGCGTGGGCCTGATTGAGTGCATGAAGGAGGCGGGAAATCTTGCTCTGGCCGCTGCTTGGATTGGTGGCGTGCTGCTTCTATGTCGAAGTGAAAGCCTTCGTTGGCTGCGGACCATTCTGGCACCTGTCGGACGCATGGCATTGACGGCCTACATTTTTGAGTCAGTCATCGCTGGATGGATCTTTTATGGTCATGGCCTAGGCTGGGTTGGGCAAGTGAGTCGTGTGGAGCAGTTCTATATCGTTGTGGTGGTCTGGATTGGCCTGCTCGTGGGGTGCTCACTCTGGCTGTCTTGGTTCCGCTTCGGGCCGCTGGAGTGGATCTGGCGAATGTTGACATATTGGCGCTTCGAGGTGATTCGGCGCAGGGATTGA